A stretch of the Neptunomonas phycophila genome encodes the following:
- the rdgB gene encoding RdgB/HAM1 family non-canonical purine NTP pyrophosphatase, translated as MTDRIVLASGNQGKLNEFNEILSQFQIEVVPQSLLNVDDADETGLTFVENAIIKARHACEATGLPALADDSGLEVDALNGAPGIYSARFSGPGKGDQANNAKLLESLANVAEPQRTARYRCVLVYMRHAKDPMPLICQGTLEGRILEAPQGSFGFGYDPLFLVAGTDQTAAQLSPQEKHRISHRGKAVKQFLAQIDSYL; from the coding sequence ATGACTGACCGTATCGTACTTGCCAGCGGCAACCAGGGGAAACTTAATGAATTTAACGAAATTCTGAGCCAGTTCCAGATTGAGGTTGTTCCACAGTCATTGCTGAATGTTGATGATGCCGATGAAACCGGCTTAACCTTTGTCGAAAATGCCATCATCAAAGCACGCCACGCCTGTGAGGCAACGGGGCTGCCTGCATTAGCCGATGACTCGGGCCTAGAAGTGGATGCACTTAACGGTGCCCCAGGCATTTATTCTGCTCGTTTCTCAGGCCCAGGCAAAGGTGACCAAGCCAATAACGCGAAATTACTCGAATCTTTAGCCAATGTTGCCGAACCTCAACGAACGGCCCGTTATCGTTGTGTTTTGGTGTATATGCGTCACGCTAAAGACCCAATGCCACTTATCTGCCAAGGCACGCTTGAAGGCCGTATTTTAGAAGCCCCTCAAGGCTCCTTTGGCTTTGGTTATGATCCATTATTTTTGGTGGCAGGCACCGATCAAACGGCGGCACAATTATCTCCGCAGGAGAAACACCGCATCAGCCATCGCGGTAAAGCTGTTAAACAATTTTTAGCGCAGATCGATAGTTACCTGTAA
- a CDS encoding DUF4426 domain-containing protein, which yields MKTMMTYLTLALTVVISSVMPTAQAEQTIETEQYIIHYNAFNSTFIAPEVAQANNIVRSKYSAMLNIAVMKKDANAEPKPVKALINGEVTNRLQQLQALRFSLINEGDAVYYLTSFTFADADTLDFTITVQPDPNKEAITLRFDQQFFTD from the coding sequence ATGAAAACAATGATGACCTACCTTACCCTTGCGCTAACCGTGGTGATATCCAGCGTTATGCCAACGGCACAGGCTGAACAAACCATAGAAACTGAACAGTACATCATCCATTACAATGCCTTTAACAGCACCTTTATAGCACCCGAGGTAGCTCAGGCAAACAATATTGTTCGCAGTAAATATTCTGCCATGCTCAACATTGCTGTCATGAAAAAAGACGCAAACGCAGAACCTAAGCCCGTTAAGGCACTCATTAATGGCGAGGTTACGAACCGCCTCCAACAGCTTCAAGCTCTGCGTTTTTCTCTCATTAACGAAGGGGATGCAGTGTATTACCTAACTAGCTTCACCTTTGCAGATGCGGATACTCTCGATTTTACGATTACAGTGCAACCGGACCCGAATAAAGAGGCGATCACGCTGCGCTTTGATCAACAGTTTTTCACCGATTAA
- the metW gene encoding methionine biosynthesis protein MetW, whose product MRADLDIIREWIAPSTRVLDLGCGDGELLHHLIQQKQVRGYGLEIDHSNITTCISRGVNVIEKNIDEGLATLQDGSFDSVIMTQALQVMNHPDLIVEEMLRIGKECIVTFPNFGHWRARFYLAFRGQMPVSKFLPYTWYNTPNIHFCTFKDFEKLCVDQNIRILNRTVVDNEHRDRWWNHLWPNMLGEIAIYRITR is encoded by the coding sequence ATGCGTGCCGATCTTGATATTATCCGTGAGTGGATTGCTCCGTCGACCCGAGTCTTAGACCTAGGCTGTGGAGATGGGGAGCTATTGCACCATCTAATCCAACAAAAGCAGGTAAGAGGTTACGGTCTCGAAATTGATCACAGCAATATAACCACGTGTATATCCCGTGGAGTCAATGTGATCGAAAAAAACATAGACGAAGGCTTAGCCACACTGCAAGACGGTAGCTTTGACTCAGTTATCATGACTCAAGCGTTACAAGTCATGAACCACCCAGATTTGATTGTTGAAGAAATGTTGCGCATCGGCAAAGAGTGTATTGTCACCTTTCCTAACTTTGGCCACTGGCGGGCCCGCTTCTATCTTGCTTTTCGCGGCCAGATGCCTGTATCGAAGTTTCTACCGTACACTTGGTACAACACACCTAACATTCATTTTTGTACCTTTAAAGATTTTGAAAAGCTGTGCGTTGACCAGAATATTCGCATTCTTAACCGCACCGTGGTAGACAATGAGCACCGTGACCGTTGGTGGAACCATTTATGGCCCAACATGCTCGGTGAGATTGCGATTTACCGTATCACGCGTTAA
- the metX gene encoding homoserine O-succinyltransferase MetX has translation MPQKIPTDSIGYVIPQAIDFTEPLALACGRTLDAYRLMIETYGTLNADASNAILICHALSGHHHAAGFHEGDSKPGWWDSAIGPGKAIDTNKFFVVSLNNLGGCHGSSGPNQIDPATGKPYGPDFPLMTVTDWVESQARLADRLGIQQWAAVVGGSLGGMQALQWAISYPERLRHCLVIASAAKLSAQNIAFNEVARQAISKDPCFHKGRYYDVDDVPRTGLMLARMVGHITYLSDDGMRDKFGREMKTGKLMFDFNPQFEVESYLQYQGERFSTSFDANTYLLMTKALDYFDPAAEAQHDLARALAHVKAKFLLVSFTTDWRFSPERSREILDALIDAGKDVSYAEVNAPQGHDAFLLPIPRYMDILKAYMSRVEADIPATSSTTAEVEA, from the coding sequence ATGCCACAAAAAATACCAACAGACTCTATTGGTTACGTCATTCCCCAAGCCATTGATTTTACCGAACCCCTAGCGCTAGCATGCGGGCGAACGCTTGATGCTTACCGTTTAATGATTGAAACCTACGGCACTTTAAACGCTGACGCCTCTAATGCCATTTTGATTTGCCACGCCCTATCAGGCCATCACCACGCAGCCGGATTTCATGAAGGTGATAGCAAACCGGGTTGGTGGGACAGCGCTATTGGCCCAGGAAAAGCCATTGATACTAATAAGTTTTTTGTAGTTTCGTTAAACAATTTAGGAGGCTGCCATGGCTCAAGTGGGCCTAATCAAATAGACCCCGCCACAGGGAAACCTTATGGCCCCGACTTTCCATTGATGACGGTTACAGACTGGGTTGAAAGCCAAGCGCGATTAGCCGACCGTTTAGGCATCCAACAGTGGGCAGCCGTTGTTGGAGGAAGCTTAGGGGGTATGCAAGCATTACAGTGGGCTATTTCTTACCCAGAACGCTTACGTCACTGCTTAGTTATCGCCTCAGCGGCTAAACTTTCGGCGCAAAATATCGCGTTTAACGAAGTAGCACGCCAGGCCATTTCAAAAGACCCGTGTTTCCACAAAGGGCGCTACTATGATGTGGACGATGTCCCGCGCACCGGACTCATGCTGGCCCGTATGGTTGGCCATATTACTTACCTTTCTGACGACGGCATGCGTGATAAGTTTGGCCGCGAAATGAAAACAGGTAAACTCATGTTCGACTTCAATCCGCAGTTTGAAGTTGAATCATACCTGCAATACCAAGGTGAGCGCTTTTCGACGTCATTTGATGCTAATACCTATCTTTTAATGACAAAAGCATTGGATTATTTTGATCCAGCAGCCGAGGCTCAGCACGATTTAGCCAGAGCGCTAGCCCATGTAAAAGCAAAATTTTTATTGGTATCTTTTACAACAGACTGGCGGTTTTCGCCGGAGCGCTCACGTGAAATTTTAGATGCGTTAATCGACGCCGGAAAAGATGTGAGCTACGCCGAAGTTAATGCCCCTCAAGGCCATGATGCCTTTTTACTACCTATTCCTCGCTACATGGATATTTTAAAAGCTTATATGTCACGTGTAGAAGCCGACATACCCGCAACATCCTCCACAACCGCTGAAGTAGAGGCCTAA
- a CDS encoding YggT family protein: protein MGTDPISLIISTFAQLYIHIMLVRFLLQISGADYYNPLSQSIVKITQPVLTPLQRLLPKVGRIDISPLITAFVLVVALYCVLLLIKGYALQEGLGIVLLSSVAYTINAILNIYFYAVIGSVIISWIAPGSYHPAPQLIMQLTEPLFKLFQKVIPPIGGLDLSPIFIFLAIQLIQSQLAQLIIRLY, encoded by the coding sequence ATGGGAACCGATCCAATATCATTGATTATCAGTACATTCGCTCAACTTTACATACACATCATGTTGGTGCGTTTTTTGTTACAAATTTCTGGAGCTGACTATTACAACCCACTATCCCAATCGATAGTAAAAATTACGCAGCCGGTACTGACTCCGCTGCAACGCCTGCTGCCAAAAGTAGGACGGATTGATATATCGCCTCTTATTACCGCCTTTGTCTTAGTTGTGGCCCTTTATTGTGTTCTTCTACTCATTAAAGGATATGCTTTGCAAGAAGGCTTAGGAATCGTCCTGCTTTCGAGTGTTGCTTACACCATTAACGCTATCCTTAATATTTATTTTTACGCTGTGATTGGCTCAGTCATTATTAGCTGGATCGCACCGGGTAGCTACCACCCAGCCCCACAGTTAATTATGCAATTAACCGAGCCTCTGTTTAAGCTTTTCCAAAAAGTCATTCCACCCATTGGGGGCCTTGACCTATCGCCTATTTTTATATTTTTGGCTATTCAGCTTATTCAATCTCAACTAGCGCAATTAATTATTCGTCTGTATTAA
- the proC gene encoding pyrroline-5-carboxylate reductase encodes MTQPAKQPTLAFIGAGNMARAIIGGLLKTGFPADRIWASEPTLDRMDDLKAQGLNTTDDNAVAVKNADLIVLAVKPQLLKEVLLPLQSAASTEDKLFVSVAAGITCDSINQWLGGQQAIVRCMPNTPALVGMGASGLYANAQVSEEQKTQADSVLSAAGITAWVDEESLLHAITAVSGSGPAYYFLFMESMISAGIKQGLSREVATQLTLQTARGAAEIACTNDSTPAELCRQVASPKGTTEQAILSFQSQQLDQVVENAMAACADRSHELAKLLGE; translated from the coding sequence GTGACTCAGCCAGCAAAGCAACCTACTCTTGCATTTATCGGCGCAGGCAATATGGCACGCGCTATTATTGGCGGCCTACTTAAAACAGGTTTCCCCGCTGATCGTATATGGGCCAGTGAACCAACCTTAGACCGTATGGATGACTTAAAAGCACAAGGGCTGAATACCACTGACGATAACGCTGTAGCCGTAAAGAATGCTGATTTAATTGTGTTGGCCGTCAAGCCTCAATTATTGAAAGAGGTCTTACTTCCCTTACAGTCAGCCGCTAGCACTGAAGACAAACTTTTTGTATCCGTTGCGGCTGGCATTACTTGTGACAGCATCAACCAATGGTTAGGGGGACAACAAGCCATTGTTCGTTGTATGCCAAATACCCCAGCATTAGTGGGTATGGGCGCGAGTGGATTGTATGCAAACGCCCAAGTATCTGAAGAGCAGAAAACTCAAGCCGACTCTGTTCTTTCGGCTGCCGGCATAACCGCGTGGGTGGATGAAGAGTCGTTACTACACGCTATTACCGCGGTATCTGGCTCTGGGCCTGCTTACTACTTCTTATTCATGGAATCCATGATTAGTGCCGGTATAAAACAAGGATTATCACGTGAGGTGGCGACGCAGTTAACACTGCAAACGGCACGAGGCGCCGCTGAAATTGCGTGCACAAACGACAGTACGCCGGCTGAGCTATGTCGCCAAGTGGCGTCTCCTAAGGGGACAACCGAGCAAGCCATTCTGTCTTTTCAGTCACAACAGTTAGACCAGGTGGTAGAAAACGCAATGGCCGCTTGTGCTGATCGCTCGCACGAATTGGCTAAACTATTAGGCGAGTAA
- a CDS encoding YggS family pyridoxal phosphate-dependent enzyme has translation MSSIAENYSSIGQQIKLATQKAGRDANAVTLLAVSKTRTAEDIRGLYQLGQRQFGENYTQEALEKIAALSDLPIIWHFIGPIQSNKSRSIAEHFDWVHSVDRLKIAQRLSEQRPSYLPALNICVQVNISHELSKSGCLPEAAEALLNQIAELPNLSLRGLMAIPAATTDKTEQRQALASMKHLFETLQKKHPSLDTLSMGMSNDMEIAIQEGATMVRIGTALFGPRS, from the coding sequence ATGTCAAGCATAGCAGAGAACTACTCAAGCATAGGCCAGCAAATCAAACTGGCCACACAAAAAGCAGGACGTGACGCCAACGCTGTTACTCTGTTAGCTGTGAGCAAAACACGAACAGCCGAGGATATTCGCGGTTTGTATCAGCTTGGGCAACGGCAATTTGGCGAAAACTACACACAAGAAGCACTCGAAAAAATAGCCGCTCTTAGTGATTTACCGATAATCTGGCATTTTATTGGCCCAATACAGTCCAATAAAAGTCGAAGTATCGCTGAGCATTTCGATTGGGTTCATAGCGTCGATAGACTAAAAATAGCTCAACGCCTTTCAGAGCAAAGGCCTTCATACCTGCCAGCTCTCAATATTTGCGTTCAAGTGAATATTAGTCACGAATTGTCCAAGTCAGGATGTTTACCTGAAGCAGCTGAAGCACTGCTGAACCAAATAGCCGAACTGCCAAACTTATCACTGCGAGGCTTAATGGCTATTCCAGCAGCAACCACTGATAAAACCGAGCAGCGCCAAGCACTTGCCAGTATGAAACACCTCTTTGAAACGCTCCAAAAAAAGCACCCGTCCTTAGATACCCTTTCTATGGGGATGTCTAACGATATGGAGATAGCAATTCAAGAAGGTGCTACCATGGTGCGCATTGGAACTGCCTTGTTTGGACCCCGTTCTTAA
- a CDS encoding type IV pilus twitching motility protein PilT — protein sequence MDITELLSFTVQQGASDLHITAGMPPMIRVDGDVRRIKLPALEHKQVHTLIYDIMNDKIRKQYEDTMEADFSFEVPGLARFRVNAFNQNRGAAAVFRTIPSKVMTMEDLGMGKVFQDLSNEARGLVLVTGPTGSGKSTTLAAMIDYVNDHRSDHILTIEDPIEFVHESKKCLINQREVHRDTQSFSNALRSALREDPDVILVGEMRDLETIRLALTAAETGHLVFGTLHTTSAAKTIDRIIDVFPAAEKDMVRSMLSESLQGVISQTLLKKTNGGRVAAHEIMIGTPAIRNLIREDKVAQMYSSIQTGASHGMKTLDQSLTELVQKGQITREVARAKAKNPQAF from the coding sequence ATGGATATTACAGAACTTCTCTCATTTACAGTACAGCAGGGCGCGTCTGACCTGCACATCACAGCGGGTATGCCACCTATGATTCGTGTTGATGGTGACGTCCGACGAATTAAGTTGCCAGCCTTAGAGCATAAGCAGGTCCACACACTTATCTATGACATCATGAATGATAAAATCCGCAAACAGTATGAAGATACAATGGAGGCGGATTTTTCGTTTGAAGTGCCCGGTTTAGCGCGGTTTCGTGTCAATGCATTCAACCAAAACCGCGGAGCAGCGGCTGTATTTCGTACCATCCCAAGTAAAGTAATGACCATGGAAGATTTGGGGATGGGTAAGGTTTTTCAAGACCTATCAAATGAAGCAAGGGGTTTAGTACTAGTGACAGGCCCAACCGGTTCAGGTAAAAGTACAACGTTAGCGGCGATGATTGACTATGTGAACGATCACCGGTCGGATCATATTTTAACTATTGAAGATCCCATCGAGTTTGTACACGAAAGTAAAAAATGCCTTATTAACCAGCGAGAAGTACATCGCGATACGCAAAGCTTTTCGAATGCGTTGCGCTCAGCGTTGCGTGAAGACCCGGATGTTATCCTTGTGGGTGAGATGCGAGACCTTGAAACGATTCGTTTAGCGCTAACCGCGGCCGAAACGGGGCATTTAGTGTTTGGTACTTTGCATACGACATCTGCAGCTAAAACCATTGACCGGATTATTGACGTTTTCCCTGCGGCCGAAAAAGATATGGTTCGCTCTATGTTGTCTGAATCCTTACAAGGGGTTATTTCTCAAACATTATTGAAAAAAACTAATGGTGGTCGTGTGGCTGCTCATGAAATAATGATTGGCACTCCTGCGATTCGCAACCTTATCCGTGAGGATAAAGTGGCACAAATGTATTCTTCAATACAAACAGGCGCGTCTCATGGAATGAAAACGCTTGATCAGTCGTTGACTGAATTAGTACAAAAAGGCCAAATTACTCGTGAAGTAGCTCGTGCTAAGGCAAAGAACCCACAAGCATTTTAA
- a CDS encoding PilT/PilU family type 4a pilus ATPase, with amino-acid sequence MEFTQLLKVMIERGASDLFVSAGARPSIKVDGTVKPLTKEPLKPSQARSLVYSTMNDKQIAEYESTHECNFAISAPGLGRFRVSAYVQRNTPGMVLRRINTHIPNFEELNLPPVMKDLAMTKRGLILFVGGTSTGKSTSLASMIDYRNRHSRGHIITIEDPIEYIHEHKESIVTQREVGIDTDSFEIALRNTLRQAPDVILMGEIRTRELMKYGLSFAETGHLCMATLHANNANQALDRIISFFPPEHHDQVWMELSLNLKAIVAQQLLPTKDGKGRRAAIEVMICTPLIQDMIRKGEVHEIKEIMKKSTNLGMQTFDQALYELYREGTINYDTALAHADSANDLRLMIKLNADTNPELNAAATTENDSLFLQEDEDYMNMSGDLEIRNL; translated from the coding sequence GTGGAGTTTACACAGCTACTCAAAGTCATGATTGAGCGCGGTGCGTCAGATTTATTTGTCTCGGCAGGCGCGCGTCCTAGCATCAAGGTTGATGGCACGGTTAAGCCGCTTACCAAAGAACCTTTGAAGCCTTCGCAAGCTAGATCGCTGGTTTACTCAACTATGAATGATAAGCAAATTGCAGAGTACGAAAGCACGCACGAGTGTAACTTTGCAATTAGCGCACCGGGGCTAGGGCGTTTTCGGGTCAGTGCTTATGTTCAACGTAACACGCCAGGCATGGTGTTGCGTCGCATAAATACGCACATCCCCAATTTCGAAGAACTGAATTTACCGCCGGTTATGAAAGATCTAGCCATGACTAAACGCGGTTTGATTCTTTTCGTGGGTGGTACATCAACCGGTAAATCTACCTCCTTAGCGTCGATGATCGATTATCGAAATCGCCATAGCCGTGGCCATATCATCACGATAGAAGATCCAATTGAGTATATTCACGAGCACAAAGAAAGCATAGTGACTCAACGGGAAGTTGGCATTGATACGGACTCGTTCGAGATTGCTTTGAGAAACACTTTGCGTCAGGCTCCTGATGTTATTTTGATGGGCGAAATTCGTACGCGTGAGCTAATGAAGTACGGTTTGTCGTTTGCCGAAACGGGCCACTTATGCATGGCGACCTTGCATGCTAACAATGCCAACCAAGCACTGGATCGCATTATTAGCTTCTTCCCGCCTGAGCACCATGATCAAGTGTGGATGGAGTTATCTCTTAATTTAAAAGCCATCGTGGCACAGCAATTGTTGCCAACCAAAGATGGTAAAGGGCGTCGAGCTGCTATCGAAGTTATGATTTGTACGCCGCTTATTCAGGATATGATCCGTAAAGGGGAAGTCCATGAAATTAAAGAGATCATGAAGAAGTCGACTAATTTGGGTATGCAAACCTTTGATCAGGCTTTGTATGAGCTTTATCGTGAAGGAACTATCAACTACGATACCGCTCTGGCGCATGCCGATTCCGCGAACGATTTACGCTTAATGATTAAGCTAAATGCTGATACAAATCCCGAATTAAATGCGGCCGCCACCACAGAAAATGACTCGCTTTTCTTACAAGAGGATGAGGATTATATGAATATGTCAGGTGATTTGGAGATTCGAAACCTGTAA
- a CDS encoding dihydroorotase: MLLIKNGRLIDPKHQIDQVCDLYIDNGKVVSIDQTPAIDVPPTKTIDATGLVVTPGLIDMNTHLREPGQTQKATIASESAAAVASGITTMVCPPTTSPVVDSPAVAELILDRAQATGLANILPVGALTQGLKSEQLAPMHALARSGCVAFSNGREQISNSLVLLRCLEYAATHDFLVIFHPQDKDLAGKGCMHDDITCTRLGLTGIPETAETVEVSRCLLLVEQTGVRAHFGQLSSEHSTRMVIEARKRGLNVTADVAIHHLLLTDENVNGFNSLFHVIPPLRSQLDRAGLLHALVTDGIQAICSDHQPHDPAAKQAPFAATEPGISGLETLLPLGLMLVEQQLLSLAQLIEKLTSSPAQILDINRGSLAIGDIADICIFDPELTWELSPENCVSAGKNTPFIGVPLKGKVTHTLVNGELVYQAL, translated from the coding sequence ATGTTATTAATCAAAAATGGTCGACTTATAGACCCTAAACATCAAATCGACCAAGTCTGCGATCTGTACATCGATAACGGCAAAGTCGTTAGCATCGACCAAACACCAGCAATTGATGTACCTCCAACTAAAACTATTGATGCAACGGGGCTAGTTGTTACCCCTGGGCTCATCGATATGAATACCCATTTACGTGAACCAGGGCAAACCCAAAAAGCAACCATTGCATCTGAGTCTGCCGCTGCAGTCGCGAGCGGGATTACGACCATGGTGTGCCCACCAACAACCAGCCCTGTTGTCGACTCCCCTGCCGTTGCCGAACTCATTCTAGATCGCGCGCAAGCCACAGGGTTAGCTAATATTTTACCAGTGGGCGCTCTGACACAGGGTTTGAAATCAGAACAGCTCGCACCGATGCATGCTTTAGCACGTTCAGGCTGCGTGGCCTTCAGTAACGGTCGCGAGCAAATCAGCAACTCTCTTGTACTATTACGCTGCCTAGAATACGCGGCCACCCATGACTTCTTAGTGATCTTCCATCCCCAAGATAAAGACTTAGCCGGCAAAGGTTGTATGCATGATGACATTACCTGTACCCGTCTAGGTTTAACGGGTATACCAGAAACCGCGGAAACAGTTGAAGTCTCTCGCTGTTTATTACTCGTTGAGCAAACGGGCGTTCGTGCCCACTTTGGGCAACTTTCATCTGAGCACTCTACGCGCATGGTGATAGAGGCTCGCAAACGCGGCTTAAATGTTACCGCCGATGTTGCCATACATCATTTGCTACTGACTGATGAAAACGTTAATGGCTTTAACAGCTTGTTTCACGTTATACCGCCATTGCGCAGCCAACTGGACCGTGCAGGCTTACTCCACGCCTTAGTCACCGATGGCATACAAGCTATTTGTTCCGACCACCAGCCTCATGACCCTGCCGCTAAACAGGCTCCCTTCGCCGCAACAGAACCCGGAATATCAGGGCTGGAGACCTTGTTACCTCTTGGCTTAATGTTAGTAGAGCAGCAGTTGTTATCCCTAGCGCAACTCATTGAAAAGCTTACCAGTTCACCGGCTCAAATCCTTGATATTAACCGAGGTTCCCTTGCCATTGGCGATATAGCCGATATTTGCATCTTCGATCCCGAACTAACGTGGGAGCTATCCCCAGAGAACTGCGTATCAGCAGGTAAGAACACACCTTTCATCGGCGTGCCACTAAAAGGGAAAGTCACTCATACTCTGGTTAACGGTGAACTGGTGTATCAAGCTTTGTAA
- a CDS encoding aspartate carbamoyltransferase catalytic subunit: MFELKDAYSVQLNQEGQLKHFITVEGLSKPLLTEILDTADSFVGMGAQQVKKVPLLRGKTVANLFFEASTRTLSTFELAAKRLSADVLNLNISTSSTSKGETLKDTLQTLEAMQTDMFVVRHSDSGAAHFIAEQVTPNVAVINAGDGRHAHPTQAMLDMLTIRRHKGQFEPLVVAIVGDILHSRVARSQIHALLTLGAAEVRVIAPTTLLPKHIEMLGVRVFTDMNQGLKDVDVVIMLRLQKERMQSALLPSESEFYRLYGLTNEKLTNAKPDAVVMHPGPINRGVEIESAVADGPRSLILDQVTNGIAVRMAVMSMAMSGQTAEKNNVVEA; this comes from the coding sequence ATGTTCGAACTAAAAGATGCCTACAGCGTTCAATTGAACCAAGAAGGCCAACTCAAACACTTCATCACCGTTGAAGGTCTATCTAAACCTCTATTGACCGAAATTTTAGACACAGCTGACTCATTCGTCGGCATGGGTGCCCAACAAGTCAAAAAAGTGCCGCTGCTTCGTGGCAAGACCGTAGCCAACCTCTTCTTCGAGGCTAGCACACGCACACTAAGTACATTTGAGTTAGCCGCCAAACGCCTGTCAGCTGACGTGCTAAACCTCAACATCAGCACGTCATCAACATCTAAAGGTGAAACGCTCAAAGACACGTTGCAAACGTTAGAGGCAATGCAAACAGACATGTTTGTCGTACGCCACTCAGATAGCGGTGCAGCCCATTTCATTGCTGAGCAAGTCACGCCTAATGTTGCCGTCATCAACGCGGGAGATGGACGACATGCCCATCCAACGCAAGCCATGCTAGACATGCTGACTATTCGTCGCCACAAGGGTCAATTTGAACCGCTTGTCGTGGCAATTGTTGGGGACATTCTCCACTCTCGTGTGGCACGCTCTCAGATACATGCATTGCTAACGCTGGGGGCGGCAGAAGTACGAGTCATTGCCCCCACCACACTCTTACCCAAACATATAGAAATGCTTGGTGTACGCGTCTTTACTGACATGAACCAAGGATTAAAAGACGTTGATGTCGTGATCATGCTGCGTTTGCAAAAAGAACGAATGCAAAGTGCTTTACTACCCAGCGAGTCTGAATTTTACCGACTATACGGCTTAACAAACGAAAAACTAACCAACGCAAAACCCGATGCTGTTGTTATGCACCCGGGCCCTATCAATCGCGGCGTTGAAATAGAATCAGCGGTAGCCGATGGGCCCCGATCGTTAATTCTTGATCAAGTAACAAACGGAATAGCCGTGCGCATGGCTGTTATGTCGATGGCGATGAGCGGCCAAACCGCCGAAAAGAACAATGTGGTAGAGGCTTAA
- the pyrR gene encoding bifunctional pyr operon transcriptional regulator/uracil phosphoribosyltransferase PyrR, whose translation MVSGTLNVDSLLDKMIDELNQLLQHREINDPYIIGIHTGGVWIAERLHSALDAQQTMGTLDISFYRDDFSQIGLNPSVQASNLPDATEGRDIILVDDVIMSGRTIRAALNELFDYGRPASVTLVTLLDLQRRELPIQADVSGGTLSLGPNQQVKLLGPTPLALEIRQKPMT comes from the coding sequence ATGGTCTCGGGAACTCTTAACGTCGATTCTTTGTTGGACAAAATGATCGACGAGCTGAACCAATTATTACAACACCGTGAAATTAACGACCCCTACATTATTGGCATTCACACCGGTGGTGTATGGATTGCTGAGCGTTTGCATAGCGCACTGGATGCACAGCAAACGATGGGCACTCTGGACATTTCGTTCTACAGAGATGATTTCTCGCAAATAGGCCTCAACCCTTCTGTACAAGCGTCAAATTTACCTGACGCCACCGAAGGCCGTGACATTATTTTAGTGGATGATGTCATTATGAGCGGTCGAACCATTCGCGCCGCTCTTAACGAGCTGTTTGATTATGGACGTCCAGCCTCAGTCACACTGGTCACATTATTGGACTTGCAACGCCGTGAGCTTCCCATACAGGCGGACGTTTCAGGGGGCACGCTATCGCTTGGACCTAACCAGCAAGTAAAACTGCTAGGCCCGACACCTTTAGCATTAGAAATCCGACAAAAACCAATGACTTAA
- the ruvX gene encoding Holliday junction resolvase RuvX, with the protein MTATSQCVLAFDFGTRRIGVAAGQTFTGTSTALTPVFAKEGTPDWPSLEKLINEWQPDILVVGIPLNMDGTISEMSRRARKFANRIQDRFQLPCFLMDERLSTNEAKEIHYSKGGSNNFKKESVDGLAAQIIFDGWLNSSQRIPSHTRLEDLYGLGNS; encoded by the coding sequence ATGACTGCAACCAGCCAATGTGTGCTGGCCTTTGATTTCGGCACGCGCAGAATAGGCGTCGCAGCAGGCCAGACATTTACAGGTACATCAACCGCATTAACACCTGTTTTTGCTAAAGAAGGCACCCCTGATTGGCCTTCTCTCGAAAAACTCATCAATGAATGGCAACCTGACATTTTAGTTGTCGGTATCCCACTTAACATGGACGGTACTATCAGCGAAATGTCGCGCCGCGCACGCAAGTTCGCCAACCGCATACAAGACCGTTTTCAACTCCCTTGCTTTTTGATGGACGAGCGTCTCTCTACCAACGAGGCAAAAGAAATCCATTACAGCAAGGGCGGTAGTAACAATTTCAAGAAGGAGTCTGTCGATGGCTTAGCCGCTCAAATCATTTTTGATGGCTGGCTAAACTCATCGCAGCGTATTCCAAGCCATACCCGTCTGGAGGATCTTTATGGTCTCGGGAACTCTTAA